Proteins encoded within one genomic window of Amycolatopsis nigrescens CSC17Ta-90:
- the rpsN gene encoding 30S ribosomal protein S14 — MAKQSKIAKDAQRRVIVARYAERRAELKETVRSPRSSPEQRAAAVSALQALPRDASPTRLRNRDAADGRPRGYLRKFGLSRVRMRQLAHNGELPGVSKSSW, encoded by the coding sequence ATGGCGAAGCAGTCGAAGATCGCCAAGGACGCCCAGCGGCGGGTGATCGTGGCCCGGTACGCCGAGCGCCGGGCCGAGCTGAAGGAGACGGTCCGGTCGCCGCGGTCGAGTCCCGAGCAGCGGGCCGCCGCGGTGTCGGCGTTGCAGGCACTGCCCCGCGATGCCAGCCCGACCCGGCTGCGCAACCGGGACGCGGCCGACGGCAGGCCGCGCGGCTACCTGCGCAAGTTCGGCCTGTCCAGGGTCCGGATGCGGCAGCTGGCGCACAACGGCGAGCTGCCCGGCGTCTCGAAGTCGAGCTGGTGA
- the rpmG gene encoding 50S ribosomal protein L33, which translates to MARNEIRPIIKLRSTAGTGYTYVTRKNRRNDPDRMVLRKFDPVLRRHVEFKEER; encoded by the coding sequence ATGGCCCGCAACGAGATCCGCCCGATCATCAAGCTGCGTTCCACCGCCGGCACCGGCTACACGTACGTGACCAGGAAGAACCGTCGCAACGACCCGGATCGGATGGTGCTGCGCAAGTTCGACCCGGTGCTCAGGCGGCACGTCGAGTTCAAGGAGGAGCGCTGA